A genomic stretch from Rhineura floridana isolate rRhiFlo1 chromosome 18, rRhiFlo1.hap2, whole genome shotgun sequence includes:
- the C1QTNF12 gene encoding adipolin isoform X1: MSTKAKIRCWTWLILAALVCQEFARFRVAVARKERKKLKDPNQYTEPFNTTLSNSEELDAHSKMLEAPDPRITDPRRTWISFVHRPDDGSNSKKKCKGKDTKLRGLVGPPGPPGPPGPPGAPGAEVTQEILLQEFKEMLREATERRASPALPAHPSEAPPLLLSLEDLSPYRRIEEAFHCKLKGQIVVDKKTLVELQNFQMPLAKGAFLRGSGLNLTTGRFTASIPGIYQFSANIHIDHSELKSKLQLRARDNVRVLICIESLCHRYTSLEVITGLESNSKIFTVYVHGLLQLQAGQYTSIFVDNSAGAPVTIQNGSDFMGMLVGV, translated from the exons ATGTCCACCAAAGCCAAGATAAGATGCTGGACTTGGCTTATTTTAGCTGCCTTGGTGTGCCAAGAGTTTGCCCGTTTCCGAGTCGCGGTGGCCAGAAAGGAGCGGAAGAAGCTGAAGGATCCAAATCAGTACACGGAGCCCTTCAACACGACTCTTTCCAACAGTGAAGAGCTAGACGCTCATTCCAAG ATGCTAGAGGCCCCAGACCCCCGCATCACTGACCCGCGTCGGACGTGGATTTCATTTGTACATCGTCCCGATGATGGCAGCAACTCCAAAAAGAAATGCAAAGGGAAAGATACGAAATTA AGAGGGCTTGTTGGACCTCCGGGCCCCCCGGGACCTCCGGGACCTCCTGGTGCCCCGGGGGCGGAAGTCACTCAGGAAATCTTATTGCAGGAGTTTAAGGAGATGTTAAGAG AAGCCACCGAACGGCGGGCCTCTCCCGCTTTGCCAGCCCATCCAAGCGAGGCGCCCCCGTTGCTGCTCTCCCTGGAGGATCTCTCTCCCTATCGGCGAATAGAGGAGGCTTTCCACTGCAAACTGAAAGGCCAGATAGTGGTGGATAAGAAAACTTTGGTGGAACTCCAGAACTTCCAGATG CCTTTAGCCAAAGGCGCTTTCCTTCGAGGATCTGGGTTAAATTTAACAACCGGGAGATTTACAGCATCTATACCGGGCATTTATCAGTTTTCGGCCAACATCCACATTG ACCACAGTGAGCTGAAAAGCAAACTGCAGCTTCGGGCAAGAGACAACGTCCGGGTGCTGATCTGTATTGAATCTCTCTGTCATCGTTACAC GTCTTTGGAAGTTATTACTGGCCTGGAAAGTAACAGCAAGATCTTCACCGTTTATGTCCATGGGTTGCTGCAGCTACAG GCCGGGCAGTACACATCCATCTTCGTAGATAACAGTGCTGGTGCCCCCGTCACCATTCAGAATGGATCCGATTTCATGGGAATGCTTGTGGGAGTCTAA
- the C1QTNF12 gene encoding adipolin isoform X2, with product MSTKAKIRCWTWLILAALVCQEFARFRVAVARKERKKLKDPNQYTEPFNTTLSNSEELDAHSKRGLVGPPGPPGPPGPPGAPGAEVTQEILLQEFKEMLREATERRASPALPAHPSEAPPLLLSLEDLSPYRRIEEAFHCKLKGQIVVDKKTLVELQNFQMPLAKGAFLRGSGLNLTTGRFTASIPGIYQFSANIHIDHSELKSKLQLRARDNVRVLICIESLCHRYTSLEVITGLESNSKIFTVYVHGLLQLQAGQYTSIFVDNSAGAPVTIQNGSDFMGMLVGV from the exons ATGTCCACCAAAGCCAAGATAAGATGCTGGACTTGGCTTATTTTAGCTGCCTTGGTGTGCCAAGAGTTTGCCCGTTTCCGAGTCGCGGTGGCCAGAAAGGAGCGGAAGAAGCTGAAGGATCCAAATCAGTACACGGAGCCCTTCAACACGACTCTTTCCAACAGTGAAGAGCTAGACGCTCATTCCAAG AGAGGGCTTGTTGGACCTCCGGGCCCCCCGGGACCTCCGGGACCTCCTGGTGCCCCGGGGGCGGAAGTCACTCAGGAAATCTTATTGCAGGAGTTTAAGGAGATGTTAAGAG AAGCCACCGAACGGCGGGCCTCTCCCGCTTTGCCAGCCCATCCAAGCGAGGCGCCCCCGTTGCTGCTCTCCCTGGAGGATCTCTCTCCCTATCGGCGAATAGAGGAGGCTTTCCACTGCAAACTGAAAGGCCAGATAGTGGTGGATAAGAAAACTTTGGTGGAACTCCAGAACTTCCAGATG CCTTTAGCCAAAGGCGCTTTCCTTCGAGGATCTGGGTTAAATTTAACAACCGGGAGATTTACAGCATCTATACCGGGCATTTATCAGTTTTCGGCCAACATCCACATTG ACCACAGTGAGCTGAAAAGCAAACTGCAGCTTCGGGCAAGAGACAACGTCCGGGTGCTGATCTGTATTGAATCTCTCTGTCATCGTTACAC GTCTTTGGAAGTTATTACTGGCCTGGAAAGTAACAGCAAGATCTTCACCGTTTATGTCCATGGGTTGCTGCAGCTACAG GCCGGGCAGTACACATCCATCTTCGTAGATAACAGTGCTGGTGCCCCCGTCACCATTCAGAATGGATCCGATTTCATGGGAATGCTTGTGGGAGTCTAA